In a genomic window of Canis lupus familiaris isolate Mischka breed German Shepherd chromosome 13, alternate assembly UU_Cfam_GSD_1.0, whole genome shotgun sequence:
- the LOC111098430 gene encoding mucin-2-like isoform X4 — MGRMKGLYLTLGLLALTTCFSTSTTQERQNRLKNRLQMNPSAQASSSPQQILFLRKSGRIPTQLNPSAQQRLGGSRAYLNPAGPKRSPKIKSSQSSAVQQISRKPSNYLNFPVKTRSRTIKFDVNKRAQKLIKSNKLLMDTYTHLKLDKSKIPSYQKNMKPKTKLNLLSKPRIPSQPKSQSKISEQNQNKRKKEQRVIKRNHLSGTKNHQISQPKASQKSAHQKSHQLQNNINITAHKRSSNTKSHILKTKILPRKSKSLSRVNNQQNSDLTKLSATSTGKKYSQRQTRQQRLGPRKTSGKSKLLKYNRSKKVKQKTGPNKPDPTGPRHDQPGQPKPGQKNYKQNVNHLPNQMNSTAPLKINKPKSQQGKMVKKSPRKPKPHFITKVEQNPKKSNSPVVLVGKRNGQHQPKPQAIGSHKIYTLSKLHNNAIKKQRISPTKTSEQKKINQRKYHLNSTKESGNSKPVANRSKKNKKVKKQSGQQRPVCRHCPSGQSRPLQIFPMQQNSYQLSNHRNSSALKKPRIIKYQPGKTTKKLSRKPKPSCGTKFQQKPKVPKRPSISNGPRKGHGQTKPQPLSIKKIFSQAKLHKNPTIRQQKSQVKTCPNIPKHHQTGPLGHYLSKPIRKQSGQRKPEAKATKQKKSRKAKNPPYYSRPPHPVPQFHLPGQPIPRPKVPYPNPLYIHLYKPIQHPASHIHCGKQLGKKHQLHPHRTCQKPALKPKPGFQQHHPGILPTTQPGKLTTNLNPKTSKTVSSGPFLVTTKASAAISSGSTSRKPTTNSLASTTKSSSTSNPTTTAAKSTVSTKPVVNTPKSSTTAKSAVPTNKSSSTNEPSTTITTPTTTTKVISSTKSIANSTPAAFTIKSTTTLKPVIFTTKLTTSPKPGAPTTKPTTIINTVADTSSSATVLLKPTEIPSFSSTGPTTIKPAQMTKSVVKTTKSLPTTTKVNKPTSSISITRRTPASNFSTIVAETTSPLTKSVSPSLLTTTPPATTTVSPASTATLSSVPATTLAGSTLRAANTTKMPATTTVSLSTASPRHTSAATTAAPTTSAPKATLPPLTTKGVPNKVGISTTSVALTTPAPSALPSSASSTSITKSSLSPTAAATNPTSTAEDTTVPMTTAQVFTSTPADITSISTSALTATSMSTGLEVSDTTSDTTATAPMETTASLSKTTGAQSTAPAALGTTKYTVITPETTTNLTSTTTTTPDMLRSTTRTDAAAPLTDTTQITAGETSTPYSSTSDDTTLDYQPEPPDFTSAASYTSPATTQPSTSKDIPLATPAATIAVPTALPKTTSTTNTDLVTTLPAASNISTPSGTIQAATSKAVLPTTATATSISGVTSQSASSTSLGAAASTSITSTTTNVPPLTTEAPTTVSSTVTPSSAASVTTQAATHVSAPLSTTHRATGIALLPISSTGPSTSLANTTTAILDASPQAAAITSPAPTPAPSTPGASTSAATSTLSAYSMSSSTRPASITSPALGSSTATATTAEITMGAISTTSSDSSAPHSTTIGDTTTSPTAIVPSTLLTTDDTTTLSSGILDDTTTDYDLDTTTAASATTSPAPSTTSEPNTTTDDHSSSPAATNISFPSSTIQSVATTSDTTPAATATFAPATTTASLTTTVAGVTNKLASSTTVGTPPATSISTTSVATSILAVTTKGASTDASTLISTTTTSAPFTTSASTSTSPAASSTPPPNTTTPVSSTTVRTLSSAATSTSFTTMTTSAPSPTTQPDTTTAATITPASTTLPIATSTLTTTEPVTSTVVSSPPTTITSASALPSTSRSTTNTALPTSSTTAATITPASTTLPTATSTLTTTEPITSTVVSSSLPTTIISTSALPSTSQRWESSPTTVSTIHMATHSTMVTTANPTTLASTTTPATSTGTQATTAMPGLTTRSAIISTIPTTTMTSVLLTTMSSTSTTPFFSVSSTPTMPVVTTAATTAAPYITSTDASNTPVSTKEIISDIPKTPLLTTTSDSSIPDDTATPDTATPTTMTTSTDITDDDTSTLTPSTFYETIPDGDDGTTKNNTDEPTSDDFTESQTQTESSFTAPLPSSTIYMD, encoded by the exons ATGGGAAGGATGAAAGGGCTCTACTTGACACTGGGCCTCTTGGCACTCACAACCTGCTTCTCA acaAGTACAACACAAGAGAGACAAAATAGGCTGAAAAATAGACTACAAATGAATCCATCTGCACAAGCATCATCTTCACCTCAGCAAATACTTTTCTTAAGGAAAAGTGGTAGGATTCCCACTCAGCTAAATCCATCTGCGCAACAAAGACTTGGAGGCTCTCGAGCCTATTTAAATCCCGCTGGTCCAAAGAGATCTCCAAAGATAAAATCTAGTCAAAGCTCTGCTGTACAGCAAATTAGCCGAAAACCCTCAAATTACCTGAATTTTCCAGTTAAAACAAGATCTAGAACTATCAAATTTGATGTAAATAAACGTGCCCAAAAgttaattaaaagtaataaacttCTCATGGATACCTACACTcatttaaaattagataaatcCAAAATTCCTTCATATCAAAAAAACATGAAGCCCAAAACTAAGCTAAACTTATTAAGTAAACCAAGAATACCTAGCCAACCAAAATCTCAGTCAAAAATATctgaacaaaatcaaaataaacgCAAAAAAGAACAGCGTGTTATAAAGAGAAATCACCTAAGTGGGACTAAAAACCATCAAATTAGCCAACCAAAAGCTAGTCAAAAATCTGCCCATCAAAAAAGCCACCAACtccaaaataacataaatataacAGCTCACAAAAGATCTAGCAATACCAAATCTCATATactcaaaactaaaatattacCAAGGAAATCTAAATCTCTTTCCAGGGTAAATAATCAACAGAACTCAGATTTGACTAAGTTATCCGCAACTTCAACTGGTAAAAAATATAGTCAACGTCAAACAAGGCAACAAAGATTAGGTCCACGGAAAACATCTGGTAAATCAAAACTTCTAAAATACAACAGAAGTAAGAAGGTAAAGCAGAAAACTGGTCCAAATAAACCTGATCCAACTGGACCCAGACATGATCAACCTGGTCAACCCAAGCCTGgtcaaaaaaattacaaacaaaatgtCAACCATCTCCCAAATCAAATGAATTCAACAGCTCCCCTCAAAATTAACAAACCCAAATCTCAGCAaggaaaaatggttaaaaaatctCCAAGAAAACCTAAGCCTCACTTTATAACCAAAGTTGagcaaaatccaaaaaaatctaATTCACCTGTAGTTTTAGTTGGTAAACGAAATGGCCAGCACCAACCTAAACCACAAGCAATAggttcacataaaatatatacactatCAAAGCTTCATAATAATGCAATCAAGAAACAACGAATTAGTCCAACAAAGACTtctgaacaaaagaaaattaaccaaAGGAAGTATCATCTAAATTCTACTAAAGAATCTGGAAACTCGAAACCTGTTGCAAACAgatcaaaaaaaaacaaaaaagtgaaaaaacaatcTGGCCAACAGAGACCAGTGTGTAGACATTGTCCATCAGGCCAATCAAGACCTCTTCAAATATTTCCTATGCAACAAAATAGCTACCAACTTTCAAATCACAGGAACTCATCAGCTCTTAAAAAACCTAGAATTATCAAATATCAGCCAGGCAAAACTACTAAAAAGTTATCAAGGAAACCTAAACCTTCCTGTGGGACAAAATTTCAACAAAAGCCAAAAGTACCCAAACGACCTTCAATTTCAAATGGTCCAAGGAAAGGTCATGGTCAAACCAAACCACAACCATTAAGTATCAAGAAAATATTCAGCCAAGCAAAACTCCATAAAAATCCAACCATAAGGCAACAAAAGAGTCAAGTAAAAACTTGTCCAAATATTCCCAAACATCATCAGACTGGGCCCTTAGGGCATTATTTGAGTaaaccaataagaaaacaatctggcCAAAGAAAACCGGAGGCAAAAGcaaccaagcagaagaaaagcaggaaagcaAAGAATCCACCCTATTATTCAAGACCTCCCCACCCAGTCCCTCAATTTCATCTCCCTGGTCAACCAATACCTAGACCAAAGGTGCCCTATCCTAACCCACTTTATATTCATCTGTATAAACCCATCCAACACCCTGCCTCACACATACATTGTGGAAAGCAACTAGGTAAAAAGCACCAACTTCACCCACACAGAACTTGTCAAAAGCCAGCACTGAAACCTAAACCTGGATTTCAGCAGCATCATCCAGGGATACTTCCTACCACACAACCTGGAAAGTTGACAACAAATCTCAATCCAAAAACTTCTAAAACTGTATCCTCGGGACCATTTTTAGTGACCACCAAAGCCTCTGCAGCCATTTCATCTGGATCAACTAGCAGAAAGCCCACCACAAACTCACTGGCATCTACCACCAAATCTTCCTCAACTTCTAATCCAACAACCACAGCCGCAAAATCCACTGTTTCCACCAAACCTGTGGTTAATACTCCCAAATCCTCCACAACTGCAAAGTCAGCAGTTCCTACCAACAAATCTTCCAGCACTAATGAACCTTCTACAACTATCACTACACCTACTACCACAACCAAAGTTATCTCCTCCACCAAATCCATCGCGAACTCTACGCCTGCTGCCTTCACAATCAAATCCACTACAACTTTAAAACCTGTGATTTTCACTACCAAATTGACCACCTCTCCCAAGCCTGGGGCACCTACCACCAAACCTACTACCATCATTAACACTGTAGCTGACACCAGTTCATCTGCCACTGTATTACTCAAACCAACTGAAATTCCTAGTTTCTCTTCCACTGGCCCTACTACTATAAAACCTGCCCAAATGACCAAATCCGTGGTGAAAACCACTAAATCCCTTCCTACTACCACCAAAGTCAACAAACCTACCAGCTCAATATCCATCACCAGAAGAACTCCTGCTTCTAATTTCTCAACAATTGTGGCAGAAACTACATCTCCTCTCACAAAatcagtttctccatctttattAACCACCACTCCACCTGCTACTACCACTGTTTCACCTGCCAGTACAGCCACACTGTCCTCGGTCCCTGCTACAACTCTGGCAGGAAGCACCTTAAGAGCCGCAAATACTACAAAGATGCCAGCCACAACCACAGTTTCTCTCTCGACAGCATCACCAAGACACACGTCTGCTGCCACCACAGCTGCCCCTACTACATCTGCTCCCAAAGCTACTTTGCCCCCTCTCACCACAAAGGGTGTTCCCAACAAAGTAGGTATCTCTACCACATCTGTTGCTTTAAccactcctgctccctctgcccttccttcttcAGCTTCTTCTACCTCCATCACCAAATCGTCTCTCTCCCCCACGGCTGCTGCCACCAATCCCACATCCACTGCTGAGGACACTACAGTTCCCATGACCACAGCACAGGTTTTCACCAGCACCCCTGCTGACATTACATCTATTTCTACGTCTGCACTGACCGCCACATCTATGTCTACGGGTTTAGAAGTTAGTGACACTACCTCTGACACTACAGCCACAGCGCCCATGGAAACTACTGCTTCTCTTTCTAAAACCACGGGTGCTCAGTCCACCGCACCTGCTGCTCTAGGCACAACAAAATACACAGTGATCACCCCTGAAACAACCACGAATCTTACGTCCACCACTACCACTACTCCTGATATGTTGCGTTCGACTACCAGAACAGACGCTGCAGCTCCACTCACCGACACAACCCAGATCACTGCAGGTGAGACATCAACACCTTACTCTAGCACATCTGATGACACCACACTTGATTATCAGCCTGAGCCTCCTGACTTCACCTCTGCTGCTTCCTATACATCACCTGCCACCACACAGCCCTCCACCTCCAAAGACATTCCCTTGGCCACACCTGCTGCCACTATAGCTGTTCCTACTGCTCTTCCTAAAACCACCTCTACTACTAACACAGATCTTGTTACCACCCTGCCTGCTGCCTCAAATATTTCCACTCCTTCCGGCACCATTCAAGCTGCCACCTCCAAAGCTGTACTTCCAACCACAGCCACTGCCACCTCTATCTCTGGTGTCACTAGCCAATCAGCTTCATCGACCTCACTTGGAGCAGCAGCATCCACAAGTATCACCTCTACTACCACTAACGTGCCTCCTCTGACCACAGAGGCTCCTACCACAGTTTCTTCCACAGTCActccttcctctgctgcttcTGTCACCACACAAGCTGCCACACACGTGTCTGCTCCTCTTAGCACCACACACAGGGCCACAGGTATagccctcctccccatctcctccacTGGACCCAGCACCTCCCTTGCCAACACAACCACTGCTATTCTTGACGCTTCCCCTCAGGCTGCCGCTATCACTTCTCCAGCCCCCACTCCCGCTCCTTCCACCCCAGGTGCCTCCACTTCTGCTGCCACCAGCACTTTATCAGCTTACTCCATGTCTTCTAGCACTCGGCCAGCTTCCATCACATCTCCTGCCCTCGGTTCATCAACAGCCACTGCGACCACTGCTGAAATCACTATGGGTGCTATTTCCACTACTTCATCTGactcctctgctcctcactctACTACCATAGGAGACACCACAACCTCTCCTACTGCCATTGTACCAAGCACCCTGCTCACCACAGATGATACGACAACACTGAGCTCTGGCATACTTGATGACACCACTACCGACTATGACCTTGACACTACCACTGCTGCCTCTGCCACAACCTCTCCAGCTCCTTCTACCACCTCAGAGCCCAACACTACCACTGATGATCACTCCAGCTCACCTGCTGCCacaaacatttcttttccctcttccactATACAGTCTGTCGCTACTACTTCTGACACCACCCCAGCTGCCACAGCCACATTTGCTCCTGCAACAACCACTGCATCTCTGACCACAACAGTAGCTGGGGTCACTAATAAGCTGGCTTCTTCCACCACAGTTGGAACACCTCCAGCAACATCCATAAGTACCACATCCGTGGCCACCAGCATTCTGGCCGTGACCACAAAGGGTGCTAGCACCGATGCTTCCACATTGATTTCCACCACAACTACCTCTGCTCCCTTTACCACATCAGCTTCCACCTCCACTTCCCCTGCCGCCTCCAGCACACCCCCTCCTAACACAACCACTCCCGTCTCATCTACCACAGTCAGGACACTATCCTCTGCTGCCACCAGCACATCATTTACTACCATGACaacttctgctccttctcccaccaCTCAGCCTGACACCACCACTGCAGCCACCATCACACCTGCCTCTACCACCCTCCCCATAGCCACCTCCACGTTGACTACCACTGAGCCCGTCACCTCCACAGTGGTCTCCTCCCCACCTACTACCATCACTAGTGCTTCTGCTCTTCCCAGCACCTCACGGAGTACCACTAACACAGCTCTTCCTACCAGCTCA ACCACTGCAGCCACCATCACACCTGCCTCTACCACCCTCCCCACAGCCACCTCCACGTTGACTACCACTGAGCCCATCACCTCCACAGTGGTCTCCTCCTCATTACCTACTACCATCATTAGTACTTCTGCTCTTCCCAGCACCTCACAGAGGTGGGAATCTTCCCCAACAACTGTAAGCACTATACACATGGCCACTCACAGCACCATGGTTACTACAGCCAATCCTACCACATTAGCCTCTACAACCACTCCGGCTACTTCTACAGGCACACAGGCTACCACTGCCATGCCTGGTCTCACTACCAGGTCTGCTATTATTAGCACCATACCTACCACCACAATGACTTCAGTTCTCCTGACCACCATGTCTAGCACTTCAACCACTCCTTTCTTTAGTGTCTCATCAACACCCACCATGCCTGTTGTCACTACAGCTGCAACCACAGCAGCACCCTACATCACTTCAACTGATGCATCCAACACACCTGTTTCCACCAAAGAGATCATTTCTGACATCCCCAAGACTCCTTTGCTCACTACTACATCTGATTCTTCCATACCTGATGATACTGCCACTCCTGACACTGCAACTCCAACTACTATGACAACCAGTACTGACATCACAGATGATGACACTTCAACACTTACCCCTAGCACATTTTATGAAACTATACCTGATGGTGATGATGGCACTACTAAGAATAACACAGACGAACCCACATCAGATGATTTTACAGAAAGTCAGACTCAAACTGAATCATCATTTACTGCCCCACTACCATCAAGCACGATTTACATGGATTGA